In Paenibacillus algicola, a genomic segment contains:
- a CDS encoding helix-turn-helix domain-containing protein — MPHTDLLIDVAEETEDEPHEHSDKYQLLIPLSGKVDSHFSAHCYSLKNGTASIKNPSVIHWHTIKEKAKSVIISWNREEFHNWCICSGYMDEIEFYEIQSINTTEFMKYINKWTVNYLNDNNNAEPETIQSEVFEVLSKLTTGSHEHKNCSLFSHVVLDQYIKQSVEYIHEHYTDNISLEMLMAVSKQSKYHFIRSFKKHTGYSPYNYLLQVRIRKAQELLKQKKLSIQEISEQLSFSSQSHFHRSFVNIIGITPSEYRKNYGP; from the coding sequence TTGCCACACACCGACTTATTGATTGATGTAGCAGAGGAGACAGAGGATGAACCTCATGAGCATTCAGATAAATATCAATTGCTCATCCCTTTAAGCGGCAAAGTAGATTCACACTTTTCTGCTCATTGCTACTCATTAAAGAATGGAACTGCTTCCATTAAGAATCCCTCTGTAATCCATTGGCATACGATTAAGGAAAAAGCTAAATCTGTCATTATCTCTTGGAATCGCGAAGAGTTTCACAATTGGTGTATTTGCTCAGGGTACATGGATGAAATTGAATTCTACGAGATCCAGTCAATCAATACCACTGAGTTTATGAAGTATATCAACAAGTGGACGGTTAATTACCTTAATGACAACAATAATGCTGAACCAGAGACTATTCAATCTGAGGTTTTTGAAGTCCTCAGCAAACTCACAACTGGCAGCCATGAACACAAGAACTGCTCGCTCTTCTCCCATGTGGTGTTGGATCAATATATTAAACAGTCCGTGGAGTATATCCACGAACATTATACAGATAACATTTCACTTGAGATGCTTATGGCTGTTTCGAAACAGAGTAAGTACCACTTTATACGCTCCTTCAAAAAACATACTGGCTATTCACCATATAATTATTTGCTGCAAGTTCGAATCCGTAAAGCTCAAGAGCTGTTAAAACAGAAAAAATTAAGTATCCAGGAGATTAGCGAACAACTTAGCTTCTCAAGCCAAAGCCATTTCCATCGGTCATTCGTAAACATTATTGGTATAACCCCTAGTGAATACCGCAAAAACTATGGTCCCTGA